From one Gracilinanus agilis isolate LMUSP501 chromosome 5, AgileGrace, whole genome shotgun sequence genomic stretch:
- the LOC123250473 gene encoding keratin, type II cytoskeletal 1-like has product MSRQFSSRSVFRSGGGGGGFSSGSAGVTCTRRMTSSSSMGRSGGCGGRFSGGSYRTGGGGFGSQSLINFSGGRSSCRSVAGGGRLSYGGGGFGSGGYGGGGFGRGGYGGGGFGGGSYGGGGFGGGGFGGVWGGFGAGNMGSVCPPGGIQEVTINQSLLQPLSVEIDPDIQKVKTTEREQIKELNNKFASFIDKVRFLEQQNQVLLTKWELLQQVDTSVRTQSLDPIFEKYISELRRHIDSLKNERSRMESELKNMQDSVEDYRGKYEDEINKRTGAENEFVGIKKDVDSAYMTKADLQSKVDTMQNDCDFFKVLFDAELSQMQTHISNTNVTLSMDNNRNLDLNGIIEEVRQQYENIIQKSKNDAETMLQSKYEELQMTAGKHGDQLRNTKAEISEMNRMIQRYTSEIDSVKKQIARLQQAISEAEQRGENALKDAQGKLADLEDALQKAKEDLTRLMRDYQELYNVKLTLDAEIATYEMMLQGEEKRISGECVPNVSVSVSTSHVSVSGGGGGGKFGGGGSYGSGGGGGRGGGYGSSSGGGSYGSSSGGGSYGSSGGGGSYGSGGGRGSGGGQSSGGGSYGSGGGQGSSSGGGGGGGSFGGGSSSSSGGVKSSGGSSSVKFISTSYSRGSK; this is encoded by the exons ATGAGCCGACAGTTCAGTTCCCGATCTGTCTTTcggagtggtggtggtggtggtggcttcAGCTCAGGCTCTGCTGGGGTCACCTGCACTCGCAGGATGACTAGTAGCTCCTCCATGGGCAGGAGTGGAGGATGTGGAGGGAGATTTTCAGGAGGAAGCTACAGAACTGGTGGTGGTGGCTTTGGCAGTCAAAGTCTGATTAACTTTAGTGGGGGAAGGAGCAGTTGTAGGAGTGTTGCTGGTGGAGGAAGACTAAGTTATGGAGGTGGTGGTTTTGGCAGTGGTGgctatggtggtggtggttttggTAGAGGTGgctatggtggtggtggttttggTGGTGGTAGCTATGGTGGTGGCGGCTTCGGTGGTGGCGGCTTTGGAGGTGTCTGGGGTGGTTTTGGTGCAGGAAACATGGGGTCAGTCTGTCCTCCTGGAGGCATCCAGGAAGTGACTATTAATCAGAGTCTCCTGCAGCCACTCAGTGTAGAAATTGATCCTGATATTCAAAAAGTGAAGACTACAGAAAGGGAACAAATCAAGGAACTCAACAACAAATTTGCCTCCTTCATTGACAAA GTGCGATTTCTAGAGCAGCAGAACCAAGTTTTGCTGACCAAATGGGAGCTGCTGCAACAGGTAGACACTTCAGTTCGGACCCAGAGCCTGGATCCCATCTTTGAAAAGTATATCAGTGAACTTAGACGTCATATAGACTCACTCAAGAATGAGCGTTCACGAATGGAGTCAGAATTGAAAAACATGCAAGACTCAGTGGAAGACTACCGGGGAAA GtatgaagatgaaatcaacaaACGTACAGGTGCAGAAAATGAGTTTGTGGGCATCAAGAAA GATGTGGACAGTGCTTACATGACGAAGGCTGACCTTCAAAGCAAGGTGGACACTATGCAGAATGACTGTGACTTCTTTAAAGTACTTTTTGATGCA GAACTTTCTCAGATGCAGACTCATATCAGCAACACCAATGTCACCCTCTCCATGGACAACAACAGGAACCTGGACCTGAATGGCATCATTGAGGAGGTCAGGCAACAGTATGAAAATATTATCCAGAAGAGCAAAAATGATGCTGAGACCATGTTACAGAGCAAA TATGAGGAGCTCCAGATGACTGCTGGAAAACATGGAGACCAGCTGAGGAACACAAAAGCTGAGATTTCTGAGATGAACCGAATGATCCAGAGATACACATCTGAAATTGATTCAGTGAAGAAGCAG ATTGCCCGATTACAGCAAGCCATTTCTGAAGCAGAGCAGCGTGGGGAGAATGCTCTGAAAGATGCTCAGGGCAAGCTAGCAGACTTGGAAGATGCCCTGCAGAAGGCCAAGGAGGACTTGACCCGGCTGATGAGAGACTACCAGGAACTGTACAATGTCAAGCTGACTCTGGATGCAGAGATTGCCACTTATGAGATGATGTTgcaaggagaggagaaaag GATATCTGGAGAGTGTGTTCCCAACGTGAGTGTGT CTGTGAGCACCAGCCATGTCAGTGTGTCTGGAGGTGGAGGCGGAGGCAAGTTTGGAGGAGGTGGTAGCTATGgctctggaggaggaggaggccgaGGTGGTGGCTATGGTTCCAGTTCTGGAGGAGGCAGCTATGGTTCCAGTTCCGGAGGAGGCAGCTATGGTTCCAGTGGTGGAGGAGGCAGCTATGGCTCTGGAGGAGGCCGGGGATCTGGTGGAGGCCAAAGCTCAGGAGGAGGCAGCTATGGCTCTGGAGGAGGCCAGGGTTCCAgctctggaggaggaggaggaggtggcagCTTTGGGGGTGGCTCCAGCAGCAGCTCTGGGGGTGTCAAGAGCTCTGGGGGCAGCTCTAGTGTGAAGTTTATCTCCACTAGTTATTCCAGAGGTAGCAAATAA